One genomic window of Desulfovibrio gilichinskyi includes the following:
- a CDS encoding class I SAM-dependent methyltransferase, whose protein sequence is MINNLIRLVNSPVSSASLWNSAYKIPWNDPVFSARILREHLSQNHQLASRKTGVIDAQVKWISDNFLNCSSMNILDLGCGPGLYSRKLTAGLHQYTGFDFSPASIQYAQHEYAIKGQCEFILGDILEVDFGANYDLAMMIYGEVNVFSPRNCRHILSKAYEALALRGTLLIEVQSFDAIERMAQSPNTWSSAEAGLFTESPHICLTENRWFADETTSFQQFHVITGDGDDHVTYRSTTKAWTEDEFETLLRSAGFVGVRKHTEWPNANSDLILFSATKS, encoded by the coding sequence ATGATCAATAATTTAATAAGGTTAGTTAATAGTCCCGTCTCATCAGCTTCTCTTTGGAACTCCGCATACAAAATCCCATGGAATGATCCTGTCTTTAGTGCAAGGATTTTAAGAGAACACCTTTCGCAAAATCATCAACTTGCCAGCCGTAAAACTGGAGTAATAGACGCACAAGTTAAATGGATCAGCGACAATTTCCTTAACTGTTCTTCGATGAATATTCTTGATCTAGGCTGCGGCCCTGGTCTTTATTCGCGTAAACTTACTGCTGGTCTTCACCAATATACCGGTTTTGACTTCAGTCCGGCATCTATCCAGTATGCTCAGCATGAATACGCCATCAAAGGACAGTGCGAGTTTATTTTGGGTGATATCTTAGAGGTTGATTTTGGAGCGAACTATGATCTTGCCATGATGATTTATGGTGAGGTTAATGTCTTTTCTCCAAGAAATTGCAGACATATTCTCTCAAAAGCATATGAAGCTCTTGCTTTAAGAGGGACTTTGTTAATCGAAGTTCAAAGCTTTGATGCAATAGAAAGAATGGCTCAAAGTCCTAACACTTGGAGTAGCGCAGAAGCCGGGTTATTTACTGAATCTCCGCATATTTGCCTAACTGAAAACAGATGGTTTGCTGACGAAACAACATCTTTCCAGCAGTTCCATGTGATTACAGGTGATGGAGATGATCATGTTACGTACAGAAGCACAACAAAAGCATGGACTGAAGATGAATTTGAAACTTTACTTCGTAGTGCAGGATTTGTAGGGGTGCGTAAACATACGGAGTGGCCAAACGCAAACAGTGATTTAATACTCTTTTCAGCTACTAAGAGTTAA